A genomic window from Lutra lutra chromosome 17, mLutLut1.2, whole genome shotgun sequence includes:
- the ZSCAN22 gene encoding LOW QUALITY PROTEIN: zinc finger and SCAN domain-containing protein 22 (The sequence of the model RefSeq protein was modified relative to this genomic sequence to represent the inferred CDS: deleted 1 base in 1 codon), giving the protein MAIPKSPLSPVPWEQEGFLRVKVEDEEATLSEMQESSSGHTAHPEAARLRFRRFCYEEASNPHEALARLRELCHQWLQPEAHSKEQMLELLVLEQFLGALPPKMQSWVGAQFPKSGEEAAMLVEGLTRALDKRGWDPKAKLSEANCKQSDLEESEPLDRATETLMGGISLGPTFGDACEPEGSSKRQAGLSGETWTKSVPQEMDLRETSEPHKDVPIDQPSCESGALGNSPNVWPNFTSKEKTPEEKFDAIDGDRTEPPCIFSGRRSSKCGECGKTFQSPSALETHQKSHSRKTPYTCSDCGKAFSRSTHLAQHQVIHTGAKPHECKECGKAFSRVTHLTQHQRIHTGEKPYKCGECGKTFSRSTHLTQHQRVHTGERPYECEECGKSFSQSTHLTQHQRIHTGEKPYKCDACGRAFSDCSALIRHLRIHSGEKPYQCKVCPKAFAQSSSLIEHQRIHTGEKPYKCSDCGKAFSRSSALMVHLRIHITVLQ; this is encoded by the exons ATGGCCATCCCCAAGAGTCCTCTGAGCCCAGTGCCCTGGGAACAGGAAGGCTTCCTGCGTGTGAAGGTGGAGGATGAGGAGGCCACCCTCTCTGAGATGCAGGAATCTAGCTCTGGCCACACCGCCCACCCTGAGGCTGCTCGTCTTCGCTTCCGGCGCTTCTGCTATGAGGAGGCATCCAACCCACATGAGGCCCTGGCCCGGCTGCGTGAGCTGTGCCACCAGTGGCTGCAGCCCGAGGCGCACTCCAAGGAGCAGATGCTGGAGCTGCTGGTGCTGGAGCAGTTCCTGGGGGCGCTGCCCCCCAAGATGCAGTCCTGGGTGGGTGCCCAGTTCCCCAAGAGTGGTGAGGAGGCTGCCATGCTGGTGGAAGGTCTGACTCGGGCACTCGACAAGAGAG GATGGGACCCGAAAGCCAAGCTCTCAGAGGCAAACTGCAAGCAGAGTGATTTGGAAGAGTCAGAGCCATTAGACAGGGCCACTGAAACCCTTATGGGAGGTATTTCCCTGGGACCCACCTTTGGTGATGCTTGTGAACCTGAGGGCAGctcaaagaggcaggcaggactCTCGGGGGAAACCTGGACGAAGTCTGTCCCCCAAGAGATGGATTTGAGGGAAACTTCAGAGCCTCACAAGGATGTTCCCATTGACCAGCCCAGCTGTGAATCTGGTGCCTTGGGGAATAGTCCCAATGTGTGGCCAAATTTCACCTCAAAAGAGAAGACACCAGAAGAGAAATTTGATGCAATAGATGGTGATAGGACAGAGCCTCCATGCATATTCTCAGGGAGGAGGTCTTCCAAGTGTGGTGAATGTGGAAAAACATTCCAGAGCCCCTCAGCCCTCGAGACACATCAGAAGAGCCATTCTCGGAAGACACCCTACACCTGTAGTGACTGTGGGAAAGCTTTCAGCCGGAGCACTCACTTGGCCCAGCATCAGGTCATCCACACCGGGGCAAAGCCCCATGAGTGTAAagagtgtgggaaggccttcagcCGGGTCACCCACCTAACTCAGCACCAGAGGATCCACACTGGAGAA AAACCCTACAAGTGTGGGGAATGTGGCAAAACCTTCAGCCGCAGTACCCATCTCACTCAGCACCAGCGGGTGCACACAGGGGAGAGGCCCTATGAGTGTGAAGAGTGTGGGAAGTCCTTCAGCCAGAGCACCCATCTGACTCAGCACCAGCGcatccacactggggagaagccctacAAGTGTGACGCTTGTGGGAGAGCCTTTAGTGACTGCTCAGCTCTGATCCGCCACCTGAGAATCCACTCCGGAGAGAAGCCATATCAGTGTAAGGTTTGTCCGAAGGCCTTTGCACAGAGCTCCTCCCTCATTGAGCACCAGAGGATCCACACGGGAGAGAAGCCATACAAGTGCAGTGACTGTGGGAAGGCCTTTAGCCGCAGCTCAGCCCTCATGGTTCACCTGAGAATCCACATCACAGTCCTTCAATAA
- the A1BG gene encoding alpha-1B-glycoprotein isoform X2, protein MLPPLLEGQMIGKRSMPLAAPLLPSASCGLYHPRQYQAGGRLAIMSTLGAFLMLWGLSLGPATEAAVVFDPQPDLWAEAESLLKPWAGLTLVCQARLKTPDFELLKDGVTQELVHLDLPAMEHRFPLGAVTSDTQGLYRCRSGLESGWTQLSNLLEVTGAESLPPPLLTPEPVSWITRGLKTKLVCRGGFHGVTFLLRREGDDQFLEVAEAPKDVETTFTVLHPGNYSCSYRTHEAGAPSEPSATVTVEELEAPLPPTLSFQGQSAAVLHRGAGVTLLCVAPLRGVLFQLRQGEKELLVPRGSTSPDRVFFQVNSVALGNGGLYTCRYRLHGEQIWSPDSAPVELLLSDETLPAPELSAEPAMLHPAPGALVQLRCRAPRAGLRFALMREDAKRRVYRILSPAGTEATFELRDVSVVDSANYSCVYVDTAPPFEGSAPSAHLELRVDGTHPRPQLRPLWSGAVVPGRDAILRCEGQLPEVTFELLRAGEEEPIARLWSSHPSADLVVTYVGPKHVGNYSCRYRWWSPKPFVSELSNPVELQVAGS, encoded by the exons GCCCCCGCTTCTGGAAGGACAAATGATAGGGAAGAGGTCAATGCCCCTTGCTGCCCCCTTGCTGCCCTCAGCCTCATGTGGGCTTTATCATCCCAGACAGTACCAGGCTGGAGGGAGACTGGCCATCATGTCCACACTTGGGGCCTTCCTGATGCTCTGGG GTCTTTCACTGGGCCCAGCGACTGAGGCAGCAGTAG TATTTGATCCCCAGCCAGACCTGTGGGCAGAGGCCGAATCGCTGCTGAAGCCCTGGGCTGGCTTGACGCTGGTGTGCCAGGCCCGCCTGAAGACCCCGGATTTTGAGCTGCTCAAAGATGGGGTAACCCAGGAACTTGTGCACCTCGACTTACCCGCCATGGAGCACCGGTTCCCACTAGGAGCAGTGACGAGTGACACTCAGGGCCTCTACCGCTGCCGTTCTGGCTTGGAGAGCGGATGGACCCAGTTGAGCAACCTCCTGGAGGTGACCGGAGCAG AGTCCCTACCCCCACCTTTGCTCACACCTGAGCCGGTGTCCTGGATCACACGGGGTCTGAAGACAAAACTGGTGTGCCGTGGGGGATTTCATGGTGTGACCTTCCTGCTGAGGCGGGAAGGTGATGATCAGTTTTTGGAGGTGGCTGAGGCCCCGAAAGACGTAGAGACCACCTTCACAGTCCTGCACCCAGGCAACTACAGCTGCAGCTACAGGACCCACGAAGCAGGCGCACCCTCTGAGCCCAGTGCCACTGTGACAGTTGAGGAGCTGG AAGCACCGTTGCCACCCACGCTGAGTTTCCAGGGACAGTCTGCAGCTGTCCTGCACAGGGGAGCCGGCGTGACCCTCCTCTGTGTGGCACCCCTGAGGGGCGTGTTATTCCAGCTGCGGCAGGGCGAGAAGGAGCTGCTGGTACCCAGGGGCTCCACCAGCCCAGACCGCGTCTTCTTTCAAGTGAACTCGGTGGCTCTCGGGAATGGAGGTCTCTACACCTGTCGCTATAGGCTGCACGGCGAGCAAATCTGGTCCCCGGACAGTGCGCCTGTGGAGCTGCTGCTGAGCGACG AGACGCTCCCCGCGCCGGAGCTCTCGGCCGAGCCCGCGATGCTGCACCCGGCGCCCGGCGCCCTTGTGCAGCTGCGGTGCCGGGCGCCCCGGGCTGGCCTGCGCTTCGCCCTGATGCGAGAGGATGCCAAGCGCCGAGTGTACCGTATCCTGAGCCCCGCGGGGACAGAGGCCACCTTCGAGCTGCGGGACGTCTCGGTGGTGGACTCCGCCAACTACAGCTGCGTCTACGTGGACACGGCTCCACCCTTCGAGGGCTCAGCGCCCAGCGCGCACCTGGAGCTGCGTGTAGACG GAACCCATCCCAGACCACAGCTCCGGCCCCTGTGGAGTGGGGCAGTGGTTCCAGGCCGCGATGCCATCCTGCGCTGCGAGGGCCAGTTGCCTGAGGTCACCTTCGAGCTGCTTCGGGCAGGCGAAGAGGAGCCTATAGCCAGACTCTGGTCTAGCCACCCTTCAGCAGACCTTGTAGTGACCTATGTGGGGCCCAAGCACGTGGGCAACTACAGCTGCCGCTACCGCTGGTGGTCGCCCAAACCCTTTGTGTCTGAGCTCAGCAACCCGGTGGAGCTCCAGGTGGCAG GAAGTTGA
- the A1BG gene encoding alpha-1B-glycoprotein isoform X4 → MLPPLLEGQMIGKRSMPLAAPLLPSASCGLYHPRQYQAGGRLAIMSTLGAFLMLWGLSLGPATEAAVVFDPQPDLWAEAESLLKPWAGLTLVCQARLKTPDFELLKDGVTQELVHLDLPAMEHRFPLGAVTSDTQGLYRCRSGLESGWTQLSNLLEVTGAESLPPPLLTPEPVSWITRGLKTKLVCRGGFHGVTFLLRREGDDQFLEVAEAPKDVETTFTVLHPGNYSCSYRTHEAGAPSEPSATVTVEELEAPLPPTLSFQGQSAAVLHRGAGVTLLCVAPLRGVLFQLRQGEKELLVPRGSTSPDRVFFQVNSVALGNGGLYTCRYRLHGEQIWSPDSAPVELLLSDETLPAPELSAEPAMLHPAPGALVQLRCRAPRAGLRFALMREDAKRRVYRILSPAGTEATFELRDVSVVDSANYSCVYVDTAPPFEGSAPSAHLELRVDGS, encoded by the exons GCCCCCGCTTCTGGAAGGACAAATGATAGGGAAGAGGTCAATGCCCCTTGCTGCCCCCTTGCTGCCCTCAGCCTCATGTGGGCTTTATCATCCCAGACAGTACCAGGCTGGAGGGAGACTGGCCATCATGTCCACACTTGGGGCCTTCCTGATGCTCTGGG GTCTTTCACTGGGCCCAGCGACTGAGGCAGCAGTAG TATTTGATCCCCAGCCAGACCTGTGGGCAGAGGCCGAATCGCTGCTGAAGCCCTGGGCTGGCTTGACGCTGGTGTGCCAGGCCCGCCTGAAGACCCCGGATTTTGAGCTGCTCAAAGATGGGGTAACCCAGGAACTTGTGCACCTCGACTTACCCGCCATGGAGCACCGGTTCCCACTAGGAGCAGTGACGAGTGACACTCAGGGCCTCTACCGCTGCCGTTCTGGCTTGGAGAGCGGATGGACCCAGTTGAGCAACCTCCTGGAGGTGACCGGAGCAG AGTCCCTACCCCCACCTTTGCTCACACCTGAGCCGGTGTCCTGGATCACACGGGGTCTGAAGACAAAACTGGTGTGCCGTGGGGGATTTCATGGTGTGACCTTCCTGCTGAGGCGGGAAGGTGATGATCAGTTTTTGGAGGTGGCTGAGGCCCCGAAAGACGTAGAGACCACCTTCACAGTCCTGCACCCAGGCAACTACAGCTGCAGCTACAGGACCCACGAAGCAGGCGCACCCTCTGAGCCCAGTGCCACTGTGACAGTTGAGGAGCTGG AAGCACCGTTGCCACCCACGCTGAGTTTCCAGGGACAGTCTGCAGCTGTCCTGCACAGGGGAGCCGGCGTGACCCTCCTCTGTGTGGCACCCCTGAGGGGCGTGTTATTCCAGCTGCGGCAGGGCGAGAAGGAGCTGCTGGTACCCAGGGGCTCCACCAGCCCAGACCGCGTCTTCTTTCAAGTGAACTCGGTGGCTCTCGGGAATGGAGGTCTCTACACCTGTCGCTATAGGCTGCACGGCGAGCAAATCTGGTCCCCGGACAGTGCGCCTGTGGAGCTGCTGCTGAGCGACG AGACGCTCCCCGCGCCGGAGCTCTCGGCCGAGCCCGCGATGCTGCACCCGGCGCCCGGCGCCCTTGTGCAGCTGCGGTGCCGGGCGCCCCGGGCTGGCCTGCGCTTCGCCCTGATGCGAGAGGATGCCAAGCGCCGAGTGTACCGTATCCTGAGCCCCGCGGGGACAGAGGCCACCTTCGAGCTGCGGGACGTCTCGGTGGTGGACTCCGCCAACTACAGCTGCGTCTACGTGGACACGGCTCCACCCTTCGAGGGCTCAGCGCCCAGCGCGCACCTGGAGCTGCGTGTAGACG GAAGTTGA
- the A1BG gene encoding alpha-1B-glycoprotein isoform X3, producing the protein MLPPLLEGQMIGKRSMPLAAPLLPSASCGLYHPRQYQAGGRLAIMSTLGAFLMLWGLSLGPATEAAVVFDPQPDLWAEAESLLKPWAGLTLVCQARLKTPDFELLKDGVTQELVHLDLPAMEHRFPLGAVTSDTQGLYRCRSGLESGWTQLSNLLEVTGAVLHPGNYSCSYRTHEAGAPSEPSATVTVEELEAPLPPTLSFQGQSAAVLHRGAGVTLLCVAPLRGVLFQLRQGEKELLVPRGSTSPDRVFFQVNSVALGNGGLYTCRYRLHGEQIWSPDSAPVELLLSDETLPAPELSAEPAMLHPAPGALVQLRCRAPRAGLRFALMREDAKRRVYRILSPAGTEATFELRDVSVVDSANYSCVYVDTAPPFEGSAPSAHLELRVDGTHPRPQLRPLWSGAVVPGRDAILRCEGQLPEVTFELLRAGEEEPIARLWSSHPSADLVVTYVGPKHVGNYSCRYRWWSPKPFVSELSNPVELQVAGS; encoded by the exons GCCCCCGCTTCTGGAAGGACAAATGATAGGGAAGAGGTCAATGCCCCTTGCTGCCCCCTTGCTGCCCTCAGCCTCATGTGGGCTTTATCATCCCAGACAGTACCAGGCTGGAGGGAGACTGGCCATCATGTCCACACTTGGGGCCTTCCTGATGCTCTGGG GTCTTTCACTGGGCCCAGCGACTGAGGCAGCAGTAG TATTTGATCCCCAGCCAGACCTGTGGGCAGAGGCCGAATCGCTGCTGAAGCCCTGGGCTGGCTTGACGCTGGTGTGCCAGGCCCGCCTGAAGACCCCGGATTTTGAGCTGCTCAAAGATGGGGTAACCCAGGAACTTGTGCACCTCGACTTACCCGCCATGGAGCACCGGTTCCCACTAGGAGCAGTGACGAGTGACACTCAGGGCCTCTACCGCTGCCGTTCTGGCTTGGAGAGCGGATGGACCCAGTTGAGCAACCTCCTGGAGGTGACCGGAGCAG TCCTGCACCCAGGCAACTACAGCTGCAGCTACAGGACCCACGAAGCAGGCGCACCCTCTGAGCCCAGTGCCACTGTGACAGTTGAGGAGCTGG AAGCACCGTTGCCACCCACGCTGAGTTTCCAGGGACAGTCTGCAGCTGTCCTGCACAGGGGAGCCGGCGTGACCCTCCTCTGTGTGGCACCCCTGAGGGGCGTGTTATTCCAGCTGCGGCAGGGCGAGAAGGAGCTGCTGGTACCCAGGGGCTCCACCAGCCCAGACCGCGTCTTCTTTCAAGTGAACTCGGTGGCTCTCGGGAATGGAGGTCTCTACACCTGTCGCTATAGGCTGCACGGCGAGCAAATCTGGTCCCCGGACAGTGCGCCTGTGGAGCTGCTGCTGAGCGACG AGACGCTCCCCGCGCCGGAGCTCTCGGCCGAGCCCGCGATGCTGCACCCGGCGCCCGGCGCCCTTGTGCAGCTGCGGTGCCGGGCGCCCCGGGCTGGCCTGCGCTTCGCCCTGATGCGAGAGGATGCCAAGCGCCGAGTGTACCGTATCCTGAGCCCCGCGGGGACAGAGGCCACCTTCGAGCTGCGGGACGTCTCGGTGGTGGACTCCGCCAACTACAGCTGCGTCTACGTGGACACGGCTCCACCCTTCGAGGGCTCAGCGCCCAGCGCGCACCTGGAGCTGCGTGTAGACG GAACCCATCCCAGACCACAGCTCCGGCCCCTGTGGAGTGGGGCAGTGGTTCCAGGCCGCGATGCCATCCTGCGCTGCGAGGGCCAGTTGCCTGAGGTCACCTTCGAGCTGCTTCGGGCAGGCGAAGAGGAGCCTATAGCCAGACTCTGGTCTAGCCACCCTTCAGCAGACCTTGTAGTGACCTATGTGGGGCCCAAGCACGTGGGCAACTACAGCTGCCGCTACCGCTGGTGGTCGCCCAAACCCTTTGTGTCTGAGCTCAGCAACCCGGTGGAGCTCCAGGTGGCAG GAAGTTGA
- the A1BG gene encoding alpha-1B-glycoprotein isoform X1, with product MLPPLLEGQMIGKRSMPLAAPLLPSASCGLYHPRQYQAGGRLAIMSTLGAFLMLWGLSLGPATEAAVVFDPQPDLWAEAESLLKPWAGLTLVCQARLKTPDFELLKDGVTQELVHLDLPAMEHRFPLGAVTSDTQGLYRCRSGLESGWTQLSNLLEVTGAESLPPPLLTPEPVSWITRGLKTKLVCRGGFHGVTFLLRREGDDQFLEVAEAPKDVETTFTVLHPGNYSCSYRTHEAGAPSEPSATVTVEELEAPLPPTLSFQGQSAAVLHRGAGVTLLCVAPLRGVLFQLRQGEKELLVPRGSTSPDRVFFQVNSVALGNGGLYTCRYRLHGEQIWSPDSAPVELLLSDETLPAPELSAEPAMLHPAPGALVQLRCRAPRAGLRFALMREDAKRRVYRILSPAGTEATFELRDVSVVDSANYSCVYVDTAPPFEGSAPSAHLELRVDGTHPRPQLRPLWSGAVVPGRDAILRCEGQLPEVTFELLRAGEEEPIARLWSSHPSADLVVTYVGPKHVGNYSCRYRWWSPKPFVSELSNPVELQVAGELFLWFCELGSSFLPLPRLCSLPGGPLPCTSSQHTG from the exons GCCCCCGCTTCTGGAAGGACAAATGATAGGGAAGAGGTCAATGCCCCTTGCTGCCCCCTTGCTGCCCTCAGCCTCATGTGGGCTTTATCATCCCAGACAGTACCAGGCTGGAGGGAGACTGGCCATCATGTCCACACTTGGGGCCTTCCTGATGCTCTGGG GTCTTTCACTGGGCCCAGCGACTGAGGCAGCAGTAG TATTTGATCCCCAGCCAGACCTGTGGGCAGAGGCCGAATCGCTGCTGAAGCCCTGGGCTGGCTTGACGCTGGTGTGCCAGGCCCGCCTGAAGACCCCGGATTTTGAGCTGCTCAAAGATGGGGTAACCCAGGAACTTGTGCACCTCGACTTACCCGCCATGGAGCACCGGTTCCCACTAGGAGCAGTGACGAGTGACACTCAGGGCCTCTACCGCTGCCGTTCTGGCTTGGAGAGCGGATGGACCCAGTTGAGCAACCTCCTGGAGGTGACCGGAGCAG AGTCCCTACCCCCACCTTTGCTCACACCTGAGCCGGTGTCCTGGATCACACGGGGTCTGAAGACAAAACTGGTGTGCCGTGGGGGATTTCATGGTGTGACCTTCCTGCTGAGGCGGGAAGGTGATGATCAGTTTTTGGAGGTGGCTGAGGCCCCGAAAGACGTAGAGACCACCTTCACAGTCCTGCACCCAGGCAACTACAGCTGCAGCTACAGGACCCACGAAGCAGGCGCACCCTCTGAGCCCAGTGCCACTGTGACAGTTGAGGAGCTGG AAGCACCGTTGCCACCCACGCTGAGTTTCCAGGGACAGTCTGCAGCTGTCCTGCACAGGGGAGCCGGCGTGACCCTCCTCTGTGTGGCACCCCTGAGGGGCGTGTTATTCCAGCTGCGGCAGGGCGAGAAGGAGCTGCTGGTACCCAGGGGCTCCACCAGCCCAGACCGCGTCTTCTTTCAAGTGAACTCGGTGGCTCTCGGGAATGGAGGTCTCTACACCTGTCGCTATAGGCTGCACGGCGAGCAAATCTGGTCCCCGGACAGTGCGCCTGTGGAGCTGCTGCTGAGCGACG AGACGCTCCCCGCGCCGGAGCTCTCGGCCGAGCCCGCGATGCTGCACCCGGCGCCCGGCGCCCTTGTGCAGCTGCGGTGCCGGGCGCCCCGGGCTGGCCTGCGCTTCGCCCTGATGCGAGAGGATGCCAAGCGCCGAGTGTACCGTATCCTGAGCCCCGCGGGGACAGAGGCCACCTTCGAGCTGCGGGACGTCTCGGTGGTGGACTCCGCCAACTACAGCTGCGTCTACGTGGACACGGCTCCACCCTTCGAGGGCTCAGCGCCCAGCGCGCACCTGGAGCTGCGTGTAGACG GAACCCATCCCAGACCACAGCTCCGGCCCCTGTGGAGTGGGGCAGTGGTTCCAGGCCGCGATGCCATCCTGCGCTGCGAGGGCCAGTTGCCTGAGGTCACCTTCGAGCTGCTTCGGGCAGGCGAAGAGGAGCCTATAGCCAGACTCTGGTCTAGCCACCCTTCAGCAGACCTTGTAGTGACCTATGTGGGGCCCAAGCACGTGGGCAACTACAGCTGCCGCTACCGCTGGTGGTCGCCCAAACCCTTTGTGTCTGAGCTCAGCAACCCGGTGGAGCTCCAGGTGGCAGGTGAACTTTTCCTCTGGTTCTGTGAGCTGggttcctccttcctgcctttgcCCAGATTGTGCTCTCTGCCAGGAGGGCCCCTTCCCTGCACCTCCTCCCAGCACACTGGTTAG